One window of the Hyperolius riggenbachi isolate aHypRig1 chromosome 5, aHypRig1.pri, whole genome shotgun sequence genome contains the following:
- the LOC137519464 gene encoding E3 ubiquitin/ISG15 ligase TRIM25-like → MASADLRKELDCSICLTIYTDPVTLRCGHNFCRLCIAQVLDTQEAAGVYSCPECRREFQERPELQRNITLCNIVESFRAAQPDQEETGVFCTYCIHSPVPAVMSCLMCEASLCDNHLRVHSKSPEHVLCDPTTSLENRKCSVHRELYKYYCTVDSACICVSCRLDGDHQGHKVETLDEASEKKKQKLRNDLQELIAKTEETEKEVQSLQENKRKVHEKSSGVTERVTGLFRDLRRQLDDLEKRVLREVSRQEEQLSLALADFIQQLEIKKAELSRKMCHIEELCNMTDPLTVLQESHTGDLCDTEEGDKEDRERHDGRDLDVALISHTLYTGLSDIIAGVTGGCIIQEATDILLDINTAYNGVHISDDMKIVSWSDISQNRPETPERFQDYTQVVSRQSFSSGRHYWEVDVSKSVWWRVGMCYPSIARIGKQSGIGDNNKSWCLYRCNNLCGVIHDSKGIRLPDNVSSNRVRIYLNYEAGQLSFYDLCDPIRHLHTFTASFTEPLHAALWVREGSIKICGKGRNQEM, encoded by the coding sequence ATGGCGTCTGCTGATCTGAGGAAGGAGCTGGACTGTTCCATCTGTCTGACCATTTATACAGATCCTGTGACCCTGAGATGTGGACACAACTTCTGCCGGCTCTGTATAGCTCAGGTGTTGGATACACAGGAGGCGGCTGGAGTTTATTCCTGTCCTGAATGCAGAAGAGAGTTTCAGGAACGGCCGGAACTGCAGAGGAACATAACATTGTGTAACATTGTGGAGAGTTTCCGCGCTGCTCAGCCAGATCAGGAAGAGACTGGAGTCTTCTGTACTTACTGTATTCACTCTCCTGTACCGGCTGTTATGTCCTGTCTGATGTGTGAAGCTTCTCTGTGTGACAATcacctgagagtccacagcaagTCACCAGAACACGTCTTGTGTGACCCCACCACTTCCCTGGAGAACaggaaatgctccgtccataGAGAACTGTATAAATATTACTGCACTGTGGACtctgcctgtatctgtgtgtcctgCAGGCTGGATGGAGACCACCAGGGACACAAGGTGGAGACGTTGGATGAGGCTTCTGAGAAGAAGAAACAAAAACTAAGAAATGATCTGCAGGAACTGATCGCTAAGACAGAGGAGACTGAGAAAGAAGTCCAGAGTCTGCAGGAGAACAAAAGAAAAGTCCATGAAAAGTCATCTGGTGTAACAGAGAGAGTCACTGGcctgtttagagacctcaggagacAGCTGGACGACCTGGAGAAGAGAGTCCTGAGAGAGGTCTCCAGGCAGGAGGAACAGCTttctctggcattggctgatttcattcagcagctggaaataaagaaggccgagctgtccaggaagatgtgtcacattgaggagctgtgtaacatgactgacccactgactgtcttacaggaatcacacacaggtgacttgtgtgacactgAGGAGGGGGAtaaggaggacagagagagacatgatgggcgggatctggatgtggctctcatctcacacacattatacacagggTTATCTGATATAATAGCCGGGGTAACTGGAGGCTGCATCATACAGGAAGCTACAGACATATTACTGGATATAAACACGGCTTATAATGGTGTACATATATCAGATGACATGAAAATTGTGTCCTGGTCAGATATCAGCCAGAATCGCCCAGAAAcaccagagagatttcaggatTACACTCAGGTGGTTAGCAGAcagagtttctcctcagggcgacattactgggaagttGATGTCAGTAAATCAGTGTGGTGGCGTGTAGgaatgtgttaccccagtatagccaggatagGAAAGCAGTCAGGGATTGGAGATAATAACAAGTCCTGGTGTCTGTACAGGTGTAATAATCTGTGTGGAGTGATACATGACAGTAAAGGTATCCGGTTACCTGACAATGTCTCCAGTAATAGAGTCAGGATATATCTGAATTATGAGGCTGGGCAGCTGTCCTTTTATGATCTGTGTGATccgatcagacacctccacaccttcactgccagcttcactgagcccctccatgctgcattATGGGTAAGAGAAGGTTCTATAAAGATATGTGGGAAGGGAAGGAACCAGGAGATGTGA